The following is a genomic window from Engystomops pustulosus chromosome 11, aEngPut4.maternal, whole genome shotgun sequence.
GACTCTTAAACACTACAGTTGATCCGATGAGACCCGATGTGGGATCTGGTGCCTCTATGTATCTGCTGAGGTTATAGGAGAAATGTTACAATCTCGCTGCTCGTTCCTCTTCTCCgctttgtttcatcttttattcttgtcctatttttttttaacaatgaaaAGTAATCgttatatatttttctttgtggAATTTGGTTTCCTCGATTTTGTGCTTCGTGTGTGCGGcagatttttacattttgcatttatttatttgaaaaaaaacctaaaatttgacAAATTCTCCCGCAGAATAAAAGTCAAAATAACATCTTACATTTTGTTGTGGCGTTTCTCTTGAGTACGTGTGGATGTAACCTGATGAGCGCCATTGAGCAGACGCATATAGAGAAGAAGAAAAAGTCAGGTGGCAGAAGGGCCTTCCCAAAATAGATTTCTATATTTTTCATACTTTAAGATGCAGCTTATTAGACTAACCCTTGATTTACACACCAAATAAATATTCCTCATGGTCGCACACAAGCACAGTGCCCCCTACCCCCGTCTATCCACTCGGGCACGGCCCCCATTACCCCATCCATCCAATTGCGCacggccccctcacccccttccGTCCGTCTGTCCACTAGGGCACAACGCCCTCACTACCCATCAGTCCATCCACTTGGGTCCCACCGCCCTCACCCCCTTCCATCCATCCACTCGGGCACAGCGCCCCTCACCCCCGTCCGTCCGTCCATTGACTCCTCTCCAGCGCTCTGAATGTGCCCTAATAATGTCTGCTCTACAAGCACAGTGCCATCCCCACGTCCATCCACTCAGGCACGGCGCCCTCACCCCCTTCCGTCCGTCCTTCCACTCAGGCACAGCGCCCTCACCCCCGTCCGTCCACTCAGGTAAGGTGCTCTCACCCCCATCTGTCCATCCATCCACTCGGGCATGGCGCCCCTCACCCCCGGGCACCTTCATCCGTCCATCCACTGGGGCAGGGCGCCCCTCACCCCCGTCCGTCCATCCATTCAGGAACGGCGTCCCTCACCCCCATCCGTCCACCCACTCGGGCACGGCGCCCCTCACCCCAGTCTGTCCATCCATCCACTCGGGCATGGCGCCCCTCACCCCCGGGCACCTTCATCCGTCCATCCACTGGGGCAGGGCGCCCCTCACCCCCAGGCACCTTCATCCGTCCATCCACTGGGGCAGGGCGCCCCTCACCCCCGTCCGTCCGTCCATTGACTCCTCTCCAGCGCTCTGAATGTGCCCTAATAATGTCTGCTCTACAAGCACAGTGCCATCCCCACGTCCATCCACTCAGGCACGGCGCCCTCACCCCCTTCCGTCCGTCCTTCCACTCAGGCACAGCGCCCTCACCCCCGTCCGTCCACTCAGGTAAGGTGCTCTCACCCCCATCTGTCCATCCATCCACTCGGGCACGGCGCCCGTCACCCCCGTCTGTCCATCCATCCACTCGGGCATGGCTCCCCTCACCCCCGGGCACCTTCATCCGTCCATCCACTGGGGCAGGGCGCCCCTCACCCCCGTCCGTCCATCCATTCAGGAACGGCGTCCCTCACCCCCATCCGTCCACCCACCCGGGCACGGCACCCCTCACCCCTGTCCGTccgtccatccatccatccatcgacTCCTCGCCAGTGCTCTGAATGTGCTCTAATAATGTCTGCTCTACACTCACACGGATAGGCTTTATTAGTGTACAGGTAAGTCACGATATGATTAACCACAATGAATCGGAGAAGACAAAAGCAAACAAACTGGAGATAATGATGAGAGAACAAGGTCTGATCAGTGGTTTCTCTCAGAAATAATAAGCCACCTCCATTGCTGAACATGTGATGGATGTGTAAGGGGTCTCCAGGTCACTAGAACAGGGTTCTACACAATTACCAAAGTATCAACATAATAAGTGATGATGATAATTAGAGAACGGCAACGACTGAAGCACAGAGAGAGACTATAAGGTCCCAGCAGTAACCAATCAGAATGATTACACAGgaccctcagccccggccacaggatgCCACTAGTCTCAGTGTTGTGAGTTTCTTGGCCAAGGATTTTCcacaggttttctattgggtttatgtCAGGACTCcgggctgtggccatttcattgttttgtCTTATCTGTTTCAAGGACCTGCTTTActtgttttgctgtgtgacaggagaCAATATTCTGCTTGAAAATTTTTGCAGATTGAGTGATGATCGCAAGGAAGAAACTGATATTTGTATTCCGTCTGCAATGTAGCTGAATGAGGTCCAACTCcaactgcagaaaacattccccaaaccctgacacttcctccaccacttttACTGACTTCTGTGCACACTTTGGGTTTAGTCTTCCCCCAGTTTGTcaatgaacttaaaggggttttcctcccaCCAAGATAAGTTTCTTAAATGTTCTGAGGATAACAACATAGCACATTCTCTGATtcattattattaacaaaaatccagtaTTTCACACAAGTCCAACCCATCTCTACCGGTCCTGGTGTATACACTTTCCCTTGCCTCTagacccgaccctggatcttctgaattTGGGTCAGGgaaaccatcttggatttctgtgtgacggctttGGTGCGGACTTTCTCTCCCCCCTAAAGTCAAGGCACCTGGACTGGAAACCAGAACATCTGATacgaaaacccataatgctacaaatgaatgaatacaacaaaactcagtaACAttcatcacaaaatggagcttaaatagttttacTTTGATTAACAAAATGTAAGGGGCTAAAATAGATAATTATCTCCAAGATCGCCTTCTACAACTATAAGTCCCATAAACCCTCAGTAGACCTCATAAGTTCTCAGTAAcctccctcttatgttctgctcccagtgatgatgtaaccgaCTGTCCTGCtcggttaccatagtaatgatgtgtgtaactgccatcactgcacattaccccaagatgacatctcaccacagcaccggccgtactgGACGTATCaccacagcaccggccgtactgGACGTATCaccacagcaccggccgtactgGACGTGTCaccacagcaccggccgtaccgGATGTATCaccacagcaccggccgtaccgGATGTGTCaccacagcaccggccgtaccgGATGTGTCaccacagcaccggccgtaccgGATGTATCACCACAGCACCACTTCTTGTGGACAAGAGGAAACTACAACCAGTAGAAACCCCTGGTAAACCGAGGACATCTTGTGGACAAAACGAGTAATACACTACTTGATAAAAGTTTGATTAAAGAAAGAGAAAACTGCTGCCATCTAATAGTAAAAGCTCAGACATCCCCAATAGACCGGGGGGAAAAAAACTATACATCTGCCCAGAGGAGAAACAGCAATTCTCTAACATCTATGTCAGGAATATACACATAGAAGAAAAGACTGAGTCACATTATAAATACAAAATCTTTATTAAAGACAAAAGTGAGGATGTaatacagtggggcttatttactaagggtcgtggatcgcacttttgtcagatttttagaaattttcaggatttgcaccattgtggcaggtatttaactggggattgagtggcacgtgatcggattttggcgcagctgcgttgctttcatgcgacagaaaccaGAGGGCGGGCCATCaggcgatctgactgattcagactgagcgtgggatttaatattcaaactgtgtcacaaccaatgcacttacatgcaccaggaagaagaaggttaactccggggacctgagcggggaagcgacacatgcaggatatatggcgcaggatcttagtgactccctgcacagcgcattatacacggacaatgcacttacatgcaccaggaagaagaaggtgaactccgtggaacctgagcggggaagcgacacatgcaggatatatggcgcaggatcttagtgactccctgcacagcgcattatacacggacaatgcacttacatgcaccaggaagaaggtgaactccagggacctgagtggggaagcgacacatgcaggatatcgggcgcacgatcttagtgactccccgcacagcgcattctacacggacaatgcgcttacatgcaccaggaagaagaaggtgaactccggggacctgagcggggaagtgacacatgcaggatatcggttgcacgatcttagtgactccccgcacagcgcaatatacacagacaatgcacttacatgcaccaggaagaagaaggtgaattccagggacctgagcggggaagcgacacatgcaggatatcgggtgcaggatcttagtgactccccgcacagcgcaatatacacagacaatgcacttacatgcaccaggaagaagaaggtgaactccggggacctgggcggggaagcgacacatgcaggatatcgggtgcaggatcttagtgactcaccgcacagcgcattatacacggacaatgcacttacatgcaccaggaagaagaaggtgaactccggggacctgagcggggaagcgacacatgcaggatattgggcgcacaatcttagtgactccctgcacagcgcattatacacggacaatgcacttacatgcaccgggaagaaggtgaactccagggacctgagcggggaagtgacacatgcagtatatcgggcgcatgatctttgcAAATTGCGGCACAGCGCATTGTCGTCGGAGAATGCACttcaggtgaactccgtcggccgggtaagtaaatgtgccccagtgagtcctGCATTATCCTATTCCATGTGTTATTGTTGATCTCGATGTCACGTTGCATCATATGGATGGATGACGCTCGGTTCAGGTTCGAAACGCGTCTCCTAATATAATTACAATTAGAGTGGGATTTTCTATCTCCATGAGCCATACGCTCTTGACATTGCAGTGCACTGCAGCCACTGACCCGGGGCCACGGACCACCAAGGCCCGACCTCTGCATTGATTATAAAACGATTTAAGTTGGGTGCGACTATGAGCTCATGTTTGTAAGTTATCCACCAAATCCCTACTGTCGCACCTGCCGCACAATATTTGCACTTTCCAATTTTTTCTTTTACACAAATTCATCCACGATAACGTGAACTAGAGATGGATGGAGGCCGTTTCAGACAAACTTGGAATAACAGGCGCTTTCTGTATTTGCGTTAAAGCTGCGCCTGCCAAGTACAGACCCGAGTTCATGCAGTCTCCTACCATCCATCTTCATCTGAcctgtaaaaatttaaaaaactcaataaaaatcgatttaaaatttttaaaaaatctccttTCCGTGGTTTAATTTCATATTTTGaggatatattaaaaaaatcttctGAACGGATCCTTCGTTTCTAAGCGTGGAAGGCTTTCCCAACATCCAAGAATTGGCCATCCCTACGGTTGATGGCCCATCTAGGCTTCCGTAGATCCATTCCCCACATCCGGGGCCCAGCATTGTGCAGCCATGTTTATCATATCCTGCACTGAATAAATCATCCTTATGATCTTGTGAACCTGAAACCCTGATTTTCTGAATATTTCTAAGCTTCTTTTAATTAGGATAATGTCggagtgtttttatcttttgtgtgTATTTTATCAGATTTTTTTACACTGTGGATTCAATCCCACTGGATACTCTGTAACCTGCACATAACGATGGGGGCAAAGTATCAACTTTTGGGATTATGTAACTATTTCTGGATGGAACATTCCCACCACTAGATACATATTTACTCTCCGCTGTGTGGTCTATGTTTTCCATGGTGATGATGAAGAGCCGAGCCAGGGCTTCATACGCATTTTTTATGGCATGAATTAAAATAGAGAAGATTTCATGAACTTTAAGCCTGATGTGTGCATTGCGCTTATACACTCTGCGGTGACCGCCACAAAGAGTCCCCTCAGATGCAGCCGCCATATACATACAGTTATGTGTTTTATCACAGCGACATTGTATCTGTATCTAATAAAGAattacaggttgcagaagccccatCACATCTGCAccgcacatctgcctctctgcctcttctaagcatttgcatcctgacaaaatcctggggtagtcccaggggttgggctttggtttggatgcatttcaaaaaacaacatgtaccttgtctgtgttactccctcctcCTTGGGGCCATGTTCTGGAGATTCTGGCCAACAATCTCCTTCCCTCCAGCACTGAAGATGGCTTGTAGCTGGCTCTTCCAGCATGACAATGACGCAAAACACAGTCAGGACAACTAAGGAGCCATTCTCTAAAAAGCatctcaaggtcctggagtggtctaGCCAGTCCCTAGATCGGACACCCaatcagaaatctttggaggAGCTGAAACTCCATGTGGCCTGGAGAAGATCTGCGGAGAAGTGCGGCACAATCCCGGCTGTAGTCCAAATTACAAGAACTACAAAGATCTGGACCAAATATTAAGTTCTGTTCTTCTATTGTATcaaatatttcatgcaataaaatgcataGTAAGCCTTGAGATGACACAATACGACGTTCTGGATGTTTCTTACATTGTGTCTCTGGCAGTTGAAGTGACGTATGATAAGAATTGCAGATATCGGCAGCATATGAAATGACCCCCCTGAGATGCTGAATGCTCCGGCCCCCGAGCCTACGGAGTGTATTTcacattttattgatatttttatgACATGACTACAGAATACACGTTACATATGGACATATTATTATTGACCGAGCACTTTCATAATATTATGGGAGAAGAAAACACATAAAGGAAAGAAATATTAGAAGACATGGGAAGTCGTCTCCACGGCCAGGTTAGTCCTGGATTTGCTTGCATTTATTCATGTCCATGAAGAAGCTTCATAGATACAGACATTTTTAACCCTTCACATTCTACTGAAATGTAGCTGCCCAGAGCATGTTCATGGCCATCGCTCGCCACGTGCCCGGGGCCATCGCTCGCCACGTGCCCGGGGCCATCGCTCGCCACGTGCCCGGGGCCATCGCTCGCCACGTGCCCGGGGCCATCGCTCGCCACGTGCCCGGGGCCATCGCTCGCCACGTGCCCGGGGCCATCGCTCGCCACGTGCCCGGGGCCATCGCTCGCCACGTGCCCGGGGCCATCGCTCGCTACCTGCCCATGGCCATCGCTCCCACAGGGCCATCGCTCACGACGTGCCCATGGCAATTGCTCACCACGTGTCCATGGCCATCCCTCACcacatgtcctgtgctctgtggGGCTCATCACGCCAAAAAAAAGTGTTGAAGACTGTGACGAGGCTTGAAGAGTCTATTCAACTCTACAGGTTCAAAAATGTGCCTATTACTTTCATTAACtatgtccagcagtttctttgctatcctcctcagttataCCGTCCCTGCAGTAGCTTTCTCCCCTGGCTGCGCTGCTCCTTTCTACGAGACCGTATCGTGTTCCTGGTTAACTCTGGATGGAAGGGGAGGCCATGTGATGCTGCCTACTCCCTGTGCATGGCGGGGAAGGTCTTGGATTGGAGAGTGAGTCCTAAGAGGTTAATCCTGGGATGTAGCTAACAGGAGAGCCATGTGTCAGTGCAGAACTGTGGATGCAGATGACAACtgcaaagaatagtgaggtagaaGGGCTTCCTCCTTCCCAGTCTgtaattctacagaactttctccgtGTGTCTATGCACCTCAAAGTTGTGTCACACACACACTTCTGTAGCCTCCTCTCCAAAGCCTCTGCTCTCTGGACACTTTCTAaacagcagggaagctgttaacccttagtgcccacacagcacagactatatatATTCcatgtaactatttcactgctggtttctactatttaTTCAATGCtgtatgctcctccatgtgatgaaagctgtcaCTATATGAATCCTAAATGTACTCACTGTGCAGAGCTCAGTGTATTTACTTGAAAACATCTCACTTGATTTGCTGCTAAGTTACTGCAAGAAAGAACACAAGGTATCATGAGAGGTtaatctccgcccacttcactgctgctgagaaaGATTTTTGACACACGGCTTCAGATCAGAAAACTCTGGAAAGCGGAGGGTCAAGCAGCACAATACGggaatcgttctgtttgttttgcaAGGAGGGATCACAAATGAGAACTTGGTAGAAATCATTGAGAAATtggagttacactttaaggaCCTGCTGTGACTGTTATATGGTAAGAATCTTGTGTCTTAATAAACGTAACATGTACGTAAAATATTTCACATATTGCGATATAAAAAGGGCCTGTCcccggtgtgaattctctgatgtttcatGAGAACAGATTTTTGGGTGAAACATCTTCCACACTCTGAACAGGAAAAGGGCTTCTCCCctttgtgaattctctgatgtttgtcAAGCACAGATTTCTGGGTAAAACACCTCCCGCATTCTGAACaggagaatggcttctcccctgtgtgaattctctgatgtttaacaagaaccGACTTAtcagtaaaacatttgccacattcaggACACGGGTATGGCCTCTCgcctgtgtgagttctcagatgGTTAACCAGAACCGCTCTCTTGTTAAAGCACTTCCCACATACAGAACACGAAAATGGCcgctcccccgtgtgaattttcTCGTGTTCACTAAGGCCGGATTTataggtaaaacatttcccacactctAAGCATACAaagggcttctcccccgtgtgaattcttccATGTTCAACCAGACTCGATTTTCGTGTAAAACATCTCCCACAATCTGAGCAGGAGAATGGTTTCTTTCCAGTGTGAAGTTTTTGGTGTTCAAAAAGACCCGATTTTTGGGCATAAGATTTCCCGCATTCTGCACACGAAAATGGCTTTTCTCCCGTgtggattctctgatgtttaaaaaGGTCTGATTCCTGCGTAAACCACTTCCCGCATTCCAGACATAAAAACTGGGGTGGCCCCATGTTTGCCCTCGGTGGATTCGGTAGATGTGGCCTGTGTGTTTGTCCATCGTCTTTCGTGTGACACCTCTGATGTTCTATGATATAGCCGTCCCACGCAGAGGGCTGGCCGCTTCCACCACTATCCTTGGGCTGACAATATGGGAATATGTTGttaccttctctataacatggagTTTGCTGAGAAGTTCCTCCCATATTAGAGTAAGATAATGGATCCCTGCTGAGACATTGTGGATGTAAACTGGAGCGAGTCAAGTTTTCTCCCGAAATCCTCTTTGTCGTACTGAGACGTTCTTCCGAATCTGAGGATAAAAGAAGAAAACATCTCTCATGCAAATGTTTTTGGATTGTCAGAATGGAGGCCATTATATTAAATTAAACAAAGTTTGGAGTATAAATTACACAGTCAGGTCCCAACAAGAATAATGGTGCTCGGACAAGAAATCAATCTACACTCAATCTCAAAATAAAGctttttgctatcctcctcagtttagccggTCTCTGCAGTAGCTGTCTCTCTTGACTAGGTTGCTTATCTCTGTGAGACTGTAGCTGGTTTACACAAGAAATTGGATAGATTCTAACTGCTCCTCCCTGCTCACCGTGGAGGGAGGTGGAGCCTTgtgtctgtgcagctctgtggatACCGAAATCATCCTCCAGTCTGTTTCAactgaactttctctgtctcactCCTCAAGCTGCATCATagaccctgcagctccctcccccaccTTCTACcatgcagagaagctattaaccttTAGACCTCACATAACACAGACTATACACTTTATGTAACTGTTTCATTGCTGGTTCCAACTATTTATTCCATGTGATAAAAGATGCCAGACTAGTCACGATAACCTCCTATATACAGACACTATGCAGAATTCAATGGTTTTACTTACTATATTTGCTGACAGGTTACTTCATGAAAGAATACAAAGCAT
Proteins encoded in this region:
- the LOC140106072 gene encoding uncharacterized protein isoform X2 — encoded protein: MPPSICDSSCHHYYPARRISSNRNQGERDLSRTTTTWPLINSGAAIMEQDMDGMTKSILDLTLEIIYQLTGEDYTIVKKTSSKCYPRVSGERFKLERKNEQKILELTKKILALLSGEVPIRCQDVSIYFSLEEWDYIEGHKDQYQDLMMEDHQNLNIPDGSGKKISPGRCPGPVGDQTDLQDEQSNPGEDLMDIKIEVVDEDEEDVKEGQQYQDEDIPVGVSPDSEERLSTTKRISGENLTRSSLHPQCLSRDPLSYSNMGGTSQQTPCYREGNNIFPYCQPKDSGGSGQPSAWDGYIIEHQRCHTKDDGQTHRPHLPNPPRANMGPPQFLCLECGKWFTQESDLFKHQRIHTGEKPFSCAECGKSYAQKSGLFEHQKLHTGKKPFSCSDCGRCFTRKSSLVEHGRIHTGEKPFVCLECGKCFTYKSGLSEHEKIHTGERPFSCSVCGKCFNKRAVLVNHLRTHTGERPYPCPECGKCFTDKSVLVKHQRIHTGEKPFSCSECGRCFTQKSVLDKHQRIHKGEKPFSCSECGRCFTQKSVLMKHQRIHTGDRPFLYRNM
- the LOC140106072 gene encoding uncharacterized protein isoform X1, with the protein product MPPSICDSSCHHYYPARRISSNRNQGERDLSRTTTTWPLLCAELHPRHVTDHMEVTSSQVLQCPGSQAQINSGAAIMEQDMDGMTKSILDLTLEIIYQLTGEDYTIVKKTSSKCYPRVSGERFKLERKNEQKILELTKKILALLSGEVPIRCQDVSIYFSLEEWDYIEGHKDQYQDLMMEDHQNLNIPDGSGKKISPGRCPGPVGDQTDLQDEQSNPGEDLMDIKIEVVDEDEEDVKEGQQYQDEDIPVGVSPDSEERLSTTKRISGENLTRSSLHPQCLSRDPLSYSNMGGTSQQTPCYREGNNIFPYCQPKDSGGSGQPSAWDGYIIEHQRCHTKDDGQTHRPHLPNPPRANMGPPQFLCLECGKWFTQESDLFKHQRIHTGEKPFSCAECGKSYAQKSGLFEHQKLHTGKKPFSCSDCGRCFTRKSSLVEHGRIHTGEKPFVCLECGKCFTYKSGLSEHEKIHTGERPFSCSVCGKCFNKRAVLVNHLRTHTGERPYPCPECGKCFTDKSVLVKHQRIHTGEKPFSCSECGRCFTQKSVLDKHQRIHKGEKPFSCSECGRCFTQKSVLMKHQRIHTGDRPFLYRNM
- the LOC140106072 gene encoding uncharacterized protein isoform X3, whose product is MHMRVTVMSCTGQHFLYAGDTSINSGAAIMEQDMDGMTKSILDLTLEIIYQLTGEDYTIVKKTSSKCYPRVSGERFKLERKNEQKILELTKKILALLSGEVPIRCQDVSIYFSLEEWDYIEGHKDQYQDLMMEDHQNLNIPDGSGKKISPGRCPGPVGDQTDLQDEQSNPGEDLMDIKIEVVDEDEEDVKEGQQYQDEDIPVGVSPDSEERLSTTKRISGENLTRSSLHPQCLSRDPLSYSNMGGTSQQTPCYREGNNIFPYCQPKDSGGSGQPSAWDGYIIEHQRCHTKDDGQTHRPHLPNPPRANMGPPQFLCLECGKWFTQESDLFKHQRIHTGEKPFSCAECGKSYAQKSGLFEHQKLHTGKKPFSCSDCGRCFTRKSSLVEHGRIHTGEKPFVCLECGKCFTYKSGLSEHEKIHTGERPFSCSVCGKCFNKRAVLVNHLRTHTGERPYPCPECGKCFTDKSVLVKHQRIHTGEKPFSCSECGRCFTQKSVLDKHQRIHKGEKPFSCSECGRCFTQKSVLMKHQRIHTGDRPFLYRNM